The Numida meleagris isolate 19003 breed g44 Domestic line chromosome 20, NumMel1.0, whole genome shotgun sequence genome has a window encoding:
- the TNFRSF25 gene encoding tumor necrosis factor receptor superfamily member 25: MKCPCPGAASVLLAVLWLLASGTQPPGCQECAMLRSQQGPVLPPARPKRSTVKPSCLPGMSWIHSAGRCCTQCPPGMFLQTPCTSHGNDNICAACSAGTFLSHPNTLRKCNACYTCDNQSFQTVVSNCSATSNVACGCESGYFQECHNKDESCSEFSCKKCKTCPGRLLLQPCSDRQDAQCGSCKPDFYAEGSECRPCHMSSPETCGEECQQVCGHHARGSGLEYILLGLTGPLFLGALAIYHKRKRLQMETPAVSPLPTVPPWDCPSPTACMHPSTQRATTPAVVQCQEWEPSTSTVRRGSESLALLHQQPSRAALPNGTMEPLVPQEPSTAHSPAPLSNSPQRCALLQGSQLYAVINAVPVRRWKEFMRVLELRDTEIELVEMEVALFRDQQYEMLKRWCQQTSATLDRIFAALEHMDLSGCAETLRQSLALGP, translated from the exons ATGAAGTGCCCCTGCCCAGGGGCGGCCTCG gtgctcctggcagtgctgtggctgctggccAGTGGAACGCAGCCCCCAGGCTGCCAGGAGTGTGCCATGCTACGCAGCCAGCAGGGCCCCGTGCTCCCACCCGCCCGCCCTAAGAGGTCCACTGTAAagccctcctgcctccctgGGATGAGCTGGATCCATTCAGCTGGTCGGTGCTGTACCCAGTGTCCCCCAG GGATGTTTCTGCAGACCCCCTGCACGagccatggaaatgacaacatcTGCGCAGCCTGTTCCGCCGGCACCTTTCTCTCCCATCCCAACACCCTCCGCAAGTGCAACGCTTGCTACACGTGTGACAATCAAT CTTTCCAGACCGTGGTGAGCAACTGCTCAGCCACCAGCAACGTTGCCTGTGGCTGTGAGTCTGGCTACTTTCAAGAGTGCCATAACAAAGATGAATCCTGCAGTGAATTCTCCTGCAAGAAGTGCAAGACCTGCCCCGGGAGGCTGCTTCTGCAGCCCT GCTCAGATAGGCAAGACGCGCAGTGCGGGAGCTGCAAGCCCGACTTCTACGCCGAGGGCAGTGAGTGCCGCCCATGCCACAT GAGCAGCCCGGAGACGTGTGGCGAGGAGTGCCAGCAGGTGTGCGGCCACCATGCCCGAG GCTCGGGGCTGGAGTACATCCTGCTGGGCCTGACCGGGCCCCTCTTCCTGGGCGCCCTTGCCATCTACCACAAGCGGAAGCGGCTCCAGATGGAGACCCCGGCAGTCAGCCCTCTCCCCACGGTCCCACCCTGGGactgccccagccccacggcctGTATGCACCCCAGCACCCAGAGGGCTACAACACCAGCAGTGGTGCAGTGCCAG GAGTGggagcccagcaccagcacggTGAGGAGGGGCTCTGAATCCTTGGCCTTGCTGCACCAAcaacccagcagagcagcactgcccaaTGGCACCATGGAGCCCTTGGTGCCCCAGGAGCCCAGCACAGCGCACAGCCCGGCCCCGTTGTCCAACAGCCCCCAGCGCTGcgccctgctgcagggcagccagcTCTACGCCGTCATCAATGCGGTGCCGGTGCGGCGCTGGAAGGAGTTCATGCGAGTGCTGGAGCTGCGGGACACGGAGATTGAGCTGGTGGAGATGGAGGTGGCCCTGTTCCGTGACCAGCAGTACGAGATGCTGAAGCGCTGGTGCCAGCAGACCAGTGCCACGCTCGACCGCATCTTCGCCGCCCTGGAGCACATGGACCTGTCGGGCTGTGCTGAGACGCTGCGCCAGAGCCTGGCACTGGGACCCTGA